One genomic window of Gemmatimonadales bacterium includes the following:
- a CDS encoding SURF1 family protein, whose protein sequence is MESSPTKPARKSRVILVILFFVVAAVCARLGVWQVHRLEQRRAANARALAERALPEANLAQHAPDTALSGRRVRARGTYDRAHEFVVRGEVIETPGVEIVTPLRLAGSDTAVLVDRGFVPSPDALTLSDSTRAAIDEPGVRDVIGLASPMHAAPDSGRPVVTAGRTTWRRIDLGAVRARLPYPVLDVVILQEPNAALPSFPRRRPPPALDDGPHLDYAIQWFSFAVIALVFAAVVWRRGTGAPREI, encoded by the coding sequence ATGGAAAGCTCGCCGACAAAGCCGGCCCGGAAATCACGCGTCATTCTCGTCATTCTGTTCTTCGTTGTCGCAGCCGTGTGCGCGCGGCTCGGTGTCTGGCAGGTGCACCGGCTCGAGCAGCGCCGCGCCGCCAATGCTCGGGCACTCGCGGAGCGCGCGCTCCCCGAGGCGAATCTGGCCCAGCACGCGCCGGACACCGCGCTCTCCGGACGCCGCGTGCGGGCGCGCGGCACCTACGATCGCGCGCATGAATTCGTGGTTCGCGGCGAGGTGATCGAAACGCCCGGCGTCGAGATCGTCACACCGCTGCGCCTTGCGGGCAGTGACACCGCGGTGCTGGTGGACCGCGGATTCGTGCCCTCGCCCGACGCGCTCACGCTGAGCGACTCGACCCGCGCGGCGATCGACGAGCCGGGCGTGCGTGACGTGATCGGCCTCGCGAGCCCGATGCACGCGGCGCCCGATTCGGGCCGGCCGGTGGTGACTGCGGGCCGCACCACCTGGCGCCGGATCGACCTGGGCGCCGTGCGCGCGCGGCTCCCCTACCCCGTCCTCGACGTCGTGATTCTGCAAGAGCCCAATGCCGCACTGCCGAGCTTCCCGCGGCGCCGTCCGCCGCCGGCGCTGGACGATGGTCCGCACCTCGACTACGCGATCCAATGGTTCTCGTTCGCGGTCATCGCACTGGTGTTTGCCGCCGTCGTGTGGCGCCGGGGCACGGGCGCCCCGCGGGAGATCTAG